Proteins from one Fundidesulfovibrio magnetotacticus genomic window:
- a CDS encoding tetratricopeptide repeat protein — MRRALALCLALALLAVPCAAHAQTRDILVPLFDSQEWQARGDLEAARKAASEALAQDPGSGFAQVRLAQIDAASGNLAQALQTLDALLAREPGNLLARNWQGFVLLAMERPLAAGAAFRETLAKDPANGWGLLGRASALLAQGQDREAQPLLAKAQETALSLEDSQLHAALGQTFLGLGLPANARMELELALELSPRSVTSLELAGKAYMALGQEHLALNAWRQALGLDPANAACRALLVQALGRQAARLEARGNAPEARQAWLAVLGYDPANAQARDRLRAKASAVLPGVAPSAP, encoded by the coding sequence GTGAGGCGAGCGCTGGCCCTCTGCCTGGCCCTGGCCCTGCTGGCGGTCCCTTGCGCCGCGCACGCCCAGACCCGGGACATCCTCGTGCCGCTCTTCGACTCCCAGGAGTGGCAGGCCCGGGGCGACCTGGAGGCCGCGCGCAAGGCCGCCTCCGAGGCGCTCGCCCAGGACCCCGGCAGCGGTTTCGCCCAGGTGCGCCTGGCCCAGATCGACGCGGCCTCCGGCAACCTGGCCCAGGCCCTGCAGACCCTTGATGCGCTGCTGGCGCGCGAACCCGGCAACCTGCTGGCCCGCAACTGGCAGGGCTTCGTCCTGCTGGCCATGGAACGTCCCCTGGCCGCCGGAGCGGCCTTCCGCGAAACACTGGCGAAAGACCCGGCCAACGGCTGGGGACTCCTGGGCCGGGCCAGCGCCCTGCTGGCCCAGGGCCAGGACCGCGAGGCCCAGCCCCTGCTGGCCAAGGCCCAGGAGACCGCGCTGTCCCTGGAAGACTCCCAGCTCCACGCGGCCCTGGGACAGACCTTCCTGGGCCTGGGCCTGCCTGCCAACGCGCGCATGGAACTTGAACTGGCCCTGGAGCTTTCCCCCCGTTCCGTCACGTCCCTGGAGTTGGCGGGCAAGGCCTACATGGCCCTGGGACAGGAGCATCTGGCCCTCAATGCCTGGCGACAGGCTCTGGGACTGGACCCGGCCAACGCCGCGTGCCGCGCCCTGCTGGTGCAGGCCCTCGGACGCCAGGCGGCCCGCCTGGAGGCGCGGGGCAATGCCCCTGAGGCCCGTCAGGCCTGGCTGGCCGTGCTCGGCTACGACCCTGCCAACGCCCAGGCCCGTGATCGCCTTCGCGCCAAAGCCTCGGCCGTCCTCCCTGGCGTAGCTCCATCCGCCCCTTGA